A window of the Enterobacteriaceae bacterium 4M9 genome harbors these coding sequences:
- the rbsC gene encoding ribose ABC transporter permease, with amino-acid sequence MSSSTQSIPSRRWFSKAWLMEQKSLIALLVLIAIVSTLSPNFFTVNNLFNILQQTSVNAIMAVGMTLVILTSGIDLSVGSLLALTGAVAASIVGFEVNALVAVAAALALGAAVGGVTGVIVAKGKVQAFIATLVMMLLLRGVTMVYTNGSPVNTGFSDNADLFGWFGIGRPLGIPTPVWIMAIVFVAAWYMLHHTRLGRYIYALGGNEAATRLSGISVNKIKIIVYSLCGMLAALAGVIEVARLSSAQPTAGTGYELDAIAAVVLGGTSLAGGKGRIVGTLIGALILGFLNNGLNLLGVSSYYQMIVKAVVILLAVLVDNKKQ; translated from the coding sequence ATGAGTAGTTCAACCCAGTCTATCCCGAGCCGTCGCTGGTTCAGCAAAGCGTGGCTGATGGAGCAGAAATCCCTGATAGCCCTGCTGGTGCTGATTGCGATTGTCTCCACCCTGAGCCCGAACTTTTTTACCGTCAATAACCTGTTCAACATCCTCCAGCAGACCTCGGTCAACGCCATTATGGCGGTGGGGATGACGCTGGTGATTCTGACGTCCGGTATTGACCTGTCGGTCGGGTCGTTGCTGGCGCTGACTGGCGCGGTGGCAGCGTCTATTGTTGGCTTTGAGGTTAACGCGCTGGTGGCGGTTGCTGCGGCGCTGGCGCTTGGCGCAGCCGTGGGCGGCGTGACTGGCGTTATCGTTGCCAAAGGTAAGGTGCAGGCGTTTATCGCCACGCTGGTCATGATGCTGCTGCTGCGTGGTGTGACAATGGTGTACACCAACGGCAGTCCGGTGAATACCGGTTTTAGCGACAACGCGGACCTGTTCGGCTGGTTTGGTATTGGTCGCCCGCTGGGTATCCCGACGCCGGTGTGGATTATGGCGATTGTCTTCGTGGCCGCCTGGTACATGCTGCATCACACGCGTCTTGGGCGTTACATCTATGCGCTAGGCGGCAATGAGGCGGCAACGCGTTTATCCGGTATCAGCGTCAACAAAATCAAAATCATCGTCTATTCTCTGTGCGGCATGCTGGCGGCGCTGGCGGGCGTGATTGAAGTTGCGCGTTTGTCCTCTGCCCAGCCGACAGCCGGTACGGGCTATGAGCTTGATGCGATTGCGGCGGTGGTGCTCGGTGGTACCAGTCTGGCAGGCGGTAAAGGTCGCATTGTTGGGACATTGATCGGCGCGCTGATTCTCGGTTTCCTGAATAATGGTTTGAATCTGTTGGGCGTTTCTTCCTATTACCAGATGATCGTTAAAGCGGTAGTTATTCTGCTGGCGGTGCTGGTGGACAATAAAAAGCAGTAA
- the rbsB gene encoding ribose ABC transporter substrate-binding protein RbsB — MNMKKLATLVSAVALSATVSANAMAKDTIALVISTLNNPFFVSLKDGAQKEADKLGYNLVVLDSQNNPAKELANVQDLTVRGAKLLLINPTDSDAVGNAVKMANQAKIPVITLDRQASKGDVISHIASDNVAGGKMAGDFIAQKLGEGAKVIELQGIAGTSAARERGEGFKQAVAAHKLSILGSQPADFDRTKGLNVMQNLLTAHPAVQAVFAQNDEMALGALRALQTAGKSDVLVVGFDGTDDGIKAVEGGKLGATVAQQPEQIGVIGVETADKVLKGEKVDAKIPVDLKLVTK, encoded by the coding sequence ATGAACATGAAAAAACTCGCTACCCTGGTTTCTGCTGTGGCACTGAGCGCCACCGTCAGTGCTAACGCAATGGCAAAAGACACTATCGCGCTGGTTATCTCTACGCTGAACAACCCGTTTTTTGTTTCACTGAAAGACGGTGCGCAGAAAGAAGCAGACAAACTGGGTTATAACTTGGTGGTGCTGGATTCTCAGAACAACCCGGCGAAAGAGCTGGCAAACGTGCAGGATTTAACGGTGCGCGGTGCCAAACTGCTGCTGATTAACCCGACGGACTCCGACGCCGTGGGTAACGCGGTGAAGATGGCTAACCAGGCGAAAATCCCGGTTATCACGCTCGACCGCCAGGCATCAAAAGGTGACGTGATAAGCCATATCGCGTCTGACAACGTAGCGGGCGGCAAAATGGCCGGTGACTTCATCGCACAGAAACTGGGTGAAGGCGCTAAAGTGATTGAACTGCAGGGCATTGCCGGAACGTCAGCGGCGCGTGAGCGCGGCGAAGGTTTCAAACAGGCCGTGGCGGCACATAAACTCAGCATCCTCGGCAGCCAGCCCGCTGATTTTGACCGTACCAAAGGCCTGAACGTCATGCAGAACCTGCTGACCGCACATCCGGCAGTGCAGGCAGTGTTTGCACAGAACGACGAAATGGCGCTTGGTGCGCTGCGTGCGCTGCAAACCGCGGGCAAGAGCGATGTGCTGGTGGTGGGCTTTGACGGCACCGACGACGGCATCAAAGCCGTTGAAGGCGGCAAGCTGGGCGCAACCGTTGCGCAGCAGCCTGAGCAAATCGGCGTTATCGGCGTGGAAACCGCAGATAAAGTGCTGAAAGGCGAGAAAGTGGATGCAAAAATCCCGGTTGATCTGAAACTGGTCACCAAATAA
- the rbsK gene encoding ribokinase, whose translation MKTAGQLVVLGSINADHILNLERFPSPGETLTGHRYQVAFGGKGANQAVAAGRSGADIAFIACVGDDDTGERVRQQLQKDRIDIAPVRVVKGEATGVALIFVNGDGENVIGIHAGANSSLSPEMVQAERERIRGARALLMQLESPLESVLAAAKIARESDTLTVLNPAPARALSDELLALIDIITPNETEAEGLTGVTVKDDASAAQAAQVLHEKGINTVLITLGKRGVWLSENGNGQRIPGFTVKAVDTIAAGDTFNGALVTAILEGQALVHAIRFAHAAAAIAVTREGAQPSVPWREEIDAFLAKQE comes from the coding sequence ATGAAAACCGCAGGCCAACTCGTCGTTCTGGGCAGTATCAATGCCGACCATATCCTCAATCTCGAACGCTTTCCCTCTCCGGGTGAAACGCTGACTGGCCATCGCTATCAGGTGGCGTTTGGTGGTAAAGGTGCGAATCAGGCGGTAGCGGCCGGGCGCAGTGGTGCAGATATCGCGTTTATTGCCTGCGTAGGCGATGACGATACCGGCGAGCGCGTGCGCCAGCAGCTTCAAAAGGACCGCATTGATATTGCGCCCGTGCGTGTGGTGAAAGGTGAAGCGACCGGTGTGGCGCTGATTTTTGTTAATGGCGACGGTGAAAACGTAATTGGTATTCATGCTGGCGCTAACAGCAGCCTGTCGCCTGAGATGGTGCAGGCCGAGCGTGAGCGTATTCGTGGCGCACGCGCGCTGTTGATGCAGCTGGAGTCTCCGCTGGAAAGCGTGCTGGCGGCGGCGAAAATTGCGCGTGAAAGCGACACGCTGACCGTACTTAACCCGGCTCCGGCCAGAGCGCTGTCAGATGAGTTACTGGCACTTATCGACATCATTACACCCAATGAAACCGAAGCCGAAGGGCTAACCGGTGTTACGGTGAAAGACGATGCCAGCGCGGCACAGGCCGCTCAGGTGCTGCACGAGAAAGGCATTAATACGGTTTTGATTACGCTGGGTAAACGCGGCGTGTGGCTCAGTGAAAACGGCAACGGCCAGCGTATTCCCGGTTTTACGGTAAAAGCCGTTGATACGATCGCCGCAGGTGACACTTTCAACGGTGCGCTGGTAACGGCCATTCTTGAAGGGCAGGCGCTGGTGCACGCTATCCGTTTTGCTCATGCGGCAGCGGCCATTGCGGTAACCCGCGAAGGGGCACAGCCCTCTGTGCCATGGCGAGAAGAAATAGACGCGTTTTTAGCTAAACAGGAGTAA
- the rbsR gene encoding ribose operon transcriptional repressor RbsR gives MATMKDVARLACVSTSTVSHVINNDRFVSEAIRARVEAAINTLNYAPSALARSLKMRQTHTIGMLITASSNPFYSEVVRGVERSCFERGYSLVLCNTEGDEQRMNRNLETLLQKRVDGLLLLCTETHLPSPEIMQRYPTIPTVMMDWSPFDGGSDLIEDNSLLGGDIATQHLIDKGFERIACIAGPLDKTPARLRLEGYRTAMARAGLTVPPGYEYVGNFEFSGGVAAIQSMLALDVPPQAVFCGNDAMALGAYQALWQAGLSVPHDMALVGYDDIELARYMTPPLTTVHQPKDELGELAVKVLIQRMAQPDMQQQRLQATPELVIRGSC, from the coding sequence TTGGCGACAATGAAAGATGTCGCACGTCTCGCGTGCGTTTCGACGTCGACCGTTTCTCATGTCATTAATAACGATCGCTTTGTGAGTGAAGCTATTCGGGCGCGGGTTGAGGCTGCAATCAACACGCTCAACTATGCGCCTTCTGCGCTGGCGCGTAGCCTTAAAATGCGCCAGACCCACACAATTGGCATGTTAATCACTGCAAGCTCCAACCCGTTTTACTCTGAAGTGGTGCGCGGGGTCGAGCGTAGCTGTTTTGAACGTGGCTACAGCCTGGTGCTGTGCAACACCGAAGGCGATGAGCAGCGTATGAACCGCAATCTTGAGACGCTGCTGCAAAAGCGCGTAGATGGTTTATTGCTGTTGTGCACCGAAACGCACCTGCCCTCGCCAGAAATCATGCAGCGCTATCCCACAATTCCTACCGTGATGATGGACTGGTCGCCGTTCGATGGCGGCAGCGACCTGATTGAAGATAACTCACTGCTTGGCGGCGATATCGCGACTCAGCATTTAATTGATAAAGGCTTTGAGCGCATTGCCTGTATTGCTGGTCCGCTGGATAAAACGCCCGCCCGGCTCAGGCTTGAAGGTTATCGCACGGCAATGGCGCGCGCCGGTCTCACGGTGCCGCCAGGCTATGAATATGTTGGCAACTTTGAGTTCTCGGGCGGTGTCGCCGCAATCCAGAGCATGCTGGCGCTGGATGTCCCACCGCAGGCGGTATTTTGCGGCAACGACGCGATGGCGCTCGGAGCTTATCAGGCGCTCTGGCAGGCCGGACTGTCTGTACCCCATGATATGGCGCTGGTGGGTTATGACGATATTGAGCTTGCTCGCTACATGACGCCGCCGCTGACCACGGTTCATCAGCCAAAAGATGAACTGGGTGAGCTTGCTGTTAAGGTGCTTATTCAGCGTATGGCGCAACCTGATATGCAACAGCAGCGGCTTCAGGCAACGCCGGAGCTGGTGATTCGTGGCTCCTGCTAG
- a CDS encoding DHA2 family efflux MFS transporter permease subunit, translating into MTKKARSMAGLPWIAAMAFFMQALDATILNTALPAIAQSLGRSPLAMQSAIISYTLTVAMLIPVSGWLADRFGTRRVFMLAVTLFTLGSLACALSNSLTELVIFRIIQGVGGAMMMPVARLALLRAYPRSELLPVLNFVTMPGLVGPILGPMLGGVLVTWASWHWIFLINIPIGVLGLIYARKYMPNFTAPRRGFDMTGFFLFGLSLVLISSGMELFGERIVASWMALTVVAGGFLLMLGYILHARRAASPLIALPMFKTRTFSVGIAGNIASRLGTGCVPFLMPLMLQVGFGYSALIAGCMMAPTALGSILAKSMVTQVLRRLGYRRTLVGITIFIGLMIAQFSLQSAMMPVWMLLIPLFVLGMAMSTQFTAMNTITLADLTDENASSGNSMLAVTQQLSISLGVAVSAAVLRFYESQGNSSTVEQFHATFITMGAVTIVSALVFMLLRAKDGRNLISERSKR; encoded by the coding sequence ATGACGAAGAAAGCGCGCAGTATGGCGGGCCTGCCGTGGATAGCGGCGATGGCTTTTTTTATGCAGGCGCTCGATGCCACCATCCTTAACACCGCGCTTCCCGCCATCGCCCAAAGCCTCGGTCGTTCACCACTGGCCATGCAGTCTGCCATCATCAGCTATACGCTAACGGTGGCGATGTTGATTCCGGTTAGCGGCTGGCTGGCCGACCGCTTCGGTACGCGGCGCGTGTTTATGCTGGCGGTAACTCTTTTTACGTTAGGATCGCTCGCCTGCGCGCTGTCGAACTCACTCACAGAGTTGGTTATCTTTCGCATCATTCAGGGTGTCGGCGGGGCGATGATGATGCCGGTCGCACGCCTGGCCCTGCTGCGCGCCTATCCGAGAAGCGAACTGCTGCCGGTGCTCAACTTTGTCACTATGCCCGGACTGGTTGGCCCTATTCTCGGCCCGATGCTCGGCGGCGTACTGGTCACGTGGGCCAGCTGGCACTGGATTTTCCTGATTAATATTCCCATTGGCGTGCTGGGTCTGATTTACGCACGCAAATATATGCCCAATTTCACCGCTCCGCGCCGTGGTTTTGATATGACAGGATTTTTCCTGTTCGGATTAAGCCTGGTGCTGATATCGAGCGGTATGGAGTTGTTCGGTGAACGCATTGTCGCAAGCTGGATGGCACTGACGGTTGTGGCAGGCGGTTTTCTGTTGATGCTCGGCTATATTCTGCACGCTCGCCGGGCAGCATCGCCGCTTATCGCGCTGCCGATGTTTAAAACCCGCACCTTCTCGGTCGGTATTGCCGGGAACATAGCCTCACGCCTCGGTACCGGCTGTGTGCCGTTCCTGATGCCGCTGATGTTACAGGTGGGCTTTGGCTACAGCGCGCTTATTGCCGGCTGCATGATGGCCCCTACCGCACTTGGCTCGATTCTCGCTAAATCGATGGTTACCCAAGTGCTACGCCGTCTCGGCTATCGCCGCACGCTGGTCGGTATCACCATTTTTATTGGTCTGATGATTGCCCAGTTCTCATTGCAAAGCGCGATGATGCCGGTGTGGATGCTGCTTATCCCGCTGTTTGTGCTGGGGATGGCAATGTCTACCCAGTTCACCGCAATGAATACCATCACGCTCGCGGACTTAACCGATGAGAACGCCAGCAGCGGCAACAGTATGCTGGCGGTTACGCAGCAATTGTCGATAAGCCTGGGTGTTGCGGTCAGCGCCGCCGTGCTGCGCTTTTATGAAAGTCAGGGTAACAGCAGCACGGTCGAACAGTTTCACGCCACATTTATCACGATGGGCGCCGTCACTATAGTCTCGGCACTGGTGTTTATGTTGTTGCGGGCAAAAGACGGTCGTAACCTGATTAGCGAGCGCAGCAAGCGCTAG
- a CDS encoding FadR family transcriptional regulator: MSLSAQRLAAQKNLSWVLAGKLAQRILQGDYAPGSILPGEIELGDEFGISRTAVREAVKTLAAKGMLLPRPRIGTRVLPQSSWNFLDKDLLTWWMEVENFSRVVDAFLVMRHSLEPQACMLAATLGDGAQKSKLIAITAKMRELKLNFNRQQWVDVDMAFHEHIYEMSNNPFLSSFASLFRPVYYNYFMSITDKYVVKLDLHQTIVDAIVNADARAAHDACLELLNTPA; encoded by the coding sequence ATGTCTCTCTCTGCCCAACGGCTAGCCGCGCAAAAGAACCTTTCCTGGGTGCTTGCAGGTAAACTGGCGCAGCGCATCCTTCAGGGTGACTATGCCCCAGGGAGCATCCTGCCTGGCGAAATTGAACTGGGTGACGAATTTGGCATCAGCCGTACCGCGGTCAGGGAGGCGGTAAAAACGCTCGCAGCAAAAGGCATGCTGCTGCCCCGCCCACGTATCGGCACACGCGTACTCCCCCAAAGCAGCTGGAACTTCCTGGATAAAGACTTGCTCACCTGGTGGATGGAAGTCGAAAACTTCTCGCGGGTAGTGGACGCCTTCCTGGTCATGCGCCACTCGCTTGAGCCACAGGCTTGCATGCTGGCGGCAACCCTCGGAGACGGCGCTCAAAAAAGTAAGCTTATCGCCATCACGGCGAAAATGCGTGAACTGAAGCTCAACTTCAACAGGCAACAATGGGTAGATGTAGATATGGCGTTTCACGAACATATCTATGAGATGAGCAACAACCCGTTTCTGTCCTCGTTCGCCAGTCTTTTCCGCCCGGTCTATTACAATTACTTTATGTCCATCACGGATAAGTATGTGGTGAAGCTCGATTTGCACCAGACAATTGTGGATGCCATTGTCAACGCCGACGCCAGGGCCGCGCACGACGCCTGCCTTGAACTGTTAAACACCCCCGCTTGA